One genomic segment of candidate division WOR-3 bacterium includes these proteins:
- a CDS encoding V-type ATP synthase subunit K, with translation MVSGFWLAMSGVACAVFLAGIGSSIGVQIPSRAAAGVLSEQPEKFGRTFILVVLPSTQGFYGFIAAMFMMMKLGMFGGNMNLDMSIIEGLRYMMAGLPVGIVGLVSGIHQGLVSAAGVELAAKQPEATMRVVIFAVMIETYAILGFVTSFLMVNAIG, from the coding sequence GTGGTTAGTGGTTTTTGGTTAGCAATGTCAGGTGTAGCTTGTGCAGTTTTTCTTGCTGGTATTGGTTCTTCAATAGGAGTTCAGATCCCTTCAAGAGCGGCAGCCGGGGTGCTTTCCGAGCAACCAGAAAAATTTGGGAGGACTTTTATCTTGGTGGTTTTACCATCCACACAGGGTTTCTATGGCTTTATTGCGGCAATGTTTATGATGATGAAATTGGGAATGTTTGGGGGAAATATGAATTTGGATATGAGTATAATTGAGGGTCTTAGATATATGATGGCTGGTCTTCCTGTAGGGATTGTGGGCTTGGTTTCTGGTATTCATCAAGGACTTGTTTCTGCTGCAGGGGTTGAACTTGCTGCAAAACAACCAGAAGCTACAATGAGAGTTGTTATTTTCGCTGTTATGATTGAAACTTATGCTATTTTAGGTTTTGTTACGAGTTTCTTAATGGTTAACGCGATTGGTTGA
- a CDS encoding V-type ATP synthase subunit H (produces ATP from ADP in the presence of a proton gradient across the membrane; the function of the H subunit is unknown), with amino-acid sequence MPEAFIKEIKEAEKKAEEVVQKAKDETVKMIEKAREEAEIIIEKSKEKVKELLKEKRMEGKKEAEEEKKKLDIEIDKEIAEIKDRAYKKMEEAKKMIIERILKG; translated from the coding sequence ATGCCTGAAGCTTTTATAAAAGAAATAAAAGAAGCAGAAAAAAAGGCAGAAGAGGTGGTTCAAAAAGCAAAAGATGAAACTGTAAAGATGATTGAGAAAGCTAGGGAAGAGGCGGAAATAATTATAGAAAAGAGCAAAGAGAAAGTGAAGGAATTACTCAAAGAGAAAAGAATGGAAGGGAAAAAAGAAGCAGAAGAGGAAAAGAAGAAATTGGATATAGAAATCGATAAGGAGATTGCAGAAATTAAAGATAGGGCTTATAAGAAAATGGAAGAAGCAAAGAAAATGATAATAGAAAGGATTTTAAAGGGCTAA
- a CDS encoding V-type ATPase subunit: MNRFEALRVLNLKYTYALGLIRAKEVKLISKKRFEELVSSKDVNELIAALHDTDYASYLRVGSGYEEIEEGLQKARIELYREVEKLVDDPEIMKILRAKFDFHNITVLLKGRIADKDFSDKCSPLGSIPIVELEEIFKEEKYRELPFYLREAIDHGVEAYYSSNHNPQRLSFAIDSVMAITLTSSKNEFLNNYYKLWIDLVNLKTILRLLFVKRYQELVSFALLCCGNISKEEIEKLKIENSDSLLSLYKGTIYEFLLEWKDSFPILEREGEKLLISYLRSIAFESIGVEPIISYLLLRENEIKNLRIIFIGKANGVEEELIKERLII; this comes from the coding sequence GTGAATAGATTTGAGGCTTTAAGGGTTCTAAATCTAAAATATACTTATGCTCTGGGATTAATAAGAGCAAAAGAAGTAAAACTTATCTCTAAGAAGAGATTTGAAGAACTTGTTTCCTCTAAAGATGTTAATGAGCTGATAGCGGCCCTTCATGACACAGATTATGCTTCTTATCTTAGAGTTGGAAGTGGATATGAAGAGATTGAGGAGGGATTACAGAAGGCACGAATTGAACTTTATAGAGAAGTTGAAAAACTTGTAGATGATCCTGAAATTATGAAAATCCTAAGAGCAAAATTTGATTTTCATAACATCACTGTTCTTCTCAAAGGGAGAATCGCGGATAAGGATTTTTCTGATAAGTGTTCTCCTTTAGGTTCTATTCCTATAGTGGAATTAGAAGAGATATTTAAAGAAGAAAAATACCGAGAATTACCTTTTTATCTTAGGGAGGCTATTGACCATGGGGTAGAGGCTTATTACTCATCTAATCATAATCCACAAAGATTAAGTTTTGCGATTGATTCTGTTATGGCTATTACTCTTACTTCTTCAAAAAATGAATTTCTCAATAATTATTATAAGTTGTGGATAGACCTCGTTAACTTGAAAACAATCCTTCGTCTTCTTTTTGTTAAAAGATATCAGGAACTTGTTAGTTTTGCGTTGTTGTGCTGTGGAAATATAAGTAAAGAAGAGATTGAGAAATTAAAAATAGAGAATTCTGATTCACTTCTTTCCCTTTATAAAGGAACAATTTACGAATTTCTTTTAGAATGGAAGGATTCTTTTCCCATTTTAGAAAGAGAAGGAGAAAAACTTCTTATTTCCTATCTTAGGTCTATTGCTTTTGAGTCAATTGGGGTTGAGCCTATTATTTCATATCTTCTTTTAAGGGAAAATGAAATAAAAAATTTAAGGATTATATTTATTGGTAAAGCCAATGGTGTAGAGGAAGAATTAATAAAGGAAAGGTTGATTATATGA
- a CDS encoding V-type ATP synthase subunit F — MKIAFVGPYNFVFPFKSLGAEIISSENKSIEEIKEEIQKSNFGIVFVFESVFKELMNFKDFIFDPERNIVPIPEVGGSKGYGILRIKEIVRKAVGIDIGGFDD; from the coding sequence ATGAAAATTGCATTCGTTGGGCCATATAATTTTGTTTTTCCTTTTAAGTCTTTAGGAGCCGAGATAATTAGTAGCGAAAATAAAAGTATTGAAGAAATAAAAGAAGAGATTCAAAAATCAAATTTTGGAATTGTTTTTGTATTTGAGAGTGTTTTTAAGGAACTAATGAATTTTAAGGATTTTATATTTGATCCTGAGAGAAATATTGTTCCTATCCCGGAAGTAGGAGGAAGTAAGGGATATGGAATTTTGAGGATAAAAGAAATAGTTAGGAAGGCAGTTGGAATTGATATAGGAGGTTTTGATGATTGA
- a CDS encoding V-type ATP synthase subunit I: MPQKELKKVSFVIYEEDKEAFLRELQEKEIFHISDLRSSSLAEKFPDLIPEERFKDGEAEELIKKLEKILDLLKPYVNEEKGLLGQFIDLKISVSTEEYKRVVESFNLKEIDEIYNWGEELYHLKNKLVELTDKLNFYEEWKALKIKLSDLEVLKNVTLKIYKLSVEEEELKEKIKELPVDFYTIFEKEKKKGMIFLIYKGFEEDFRRILADYQVEEVNFKGEKEEPEEIVSKCREEIEKINEKISEVSEKIKKKGNEYKKYIILYDYFLFRLKRAEVLNKSLGTKKVLILEGWVEKENQAILQSLANSYEGVELTWVEPEKGESIPVKLKNNPLSSPYEAVVRLYALPKKEEIDPTPFVALFFALFFGFCMTDAAYGVILIAACFYLMPRLPEGRKYLWIFIGGGILTVFAGAITGSWFGSNIEMAFPELSWFKNFREKFMIFDPFSNPLDFLKLSLVFGVIQIFTGLVISIIEKIKRGKFYNAFTNEISWILFFLLLGLYMLADLRILRPFLFIPIFVIFLFSGESKSWIIKIAKGGFTVFNGLISFLGNVLSYSRIMALGLVTAGLAMSINILAKIVRDLIPGVGILFAIILFIFGHLLSIGINTLSSFVHTMRLQFAEFFSYFYEGGGEPFEPFGLVGKYIRIEKRRF, encoded by the coding sequence ATGCCTCAGAAGGAACTTAAAAAGGTTAGTTTTGTTATATACGAAGAAGATAAAGAGGCCTTCTTAAGAGAACTCCAAGAAAAGGAAATTTTTCATATAAGTGATTTGCGATCTTCTTCTCTGGCGGAAAAATTTCCCGATTTAATTCCTGAGGAGAGATTTAAGGATGGAGAAGCTGAAGAACTTATTAAAAAACTTGAAAAAATTTTAGATTTGCTTAAGCCTTATGTAAATGAGGAAAAAGGCCTACTTGGACAATTTATAGATTTGAAAATTTCTGTTTCAACTGAAGAGTATAAAAGAGTAGTTGAGAGCTTTAATCTCAAAGAAATTGATGAAATTTATAATTGGGGAGAGGAGTTGTATCATCTTAAAAATAAATTAGTAGAACTTACTGATAAGTTAAATTTTTATGAAGAGTGGAAAGCATTAAAGATAAAATTGTCTGATTTAGAAGTTCTAAAAAATGTTACTTTGAAGATATATAAGTTATCTGTGGAAGAAGAAGAATTAAAGGAAAAAATTAAAGAATTACCGGTGGATTTCTATACTATTTTCGAGAAAGAAAAGAAAAAGGGAATGATTTTTTTGATTTATAAAGGGTTTGAAGAGGATTTTAGAAGGATTTTGGCTGATTATCAAGTTGAAGAAGTGAATTTTAAGGGAGAAAAGGAAGAACCAGAAGAAATTGTTTCTAAATGTAGAGAAGAAATAGAGAAAATAAATGAAAAGATTTCAGAAGTTTCTGAAAAGATTAAAAAGAAAGGAAATGAGTATAAGAAGTATATAATTTTGTATGACTATTTTCTTTTTAGGTTGAAGAGAGCTGAGGTTTTAAATAAGTCCCTTGGAACCAAGAAGGTTCTTATCTTAGAAGGTTGGGTTGAAAAGGAAAATCAGGCAATTTTACAAAGTCTTGCTAATTCTTATGAGGGTGTTGAACTTACTTGGGTGGAGCCTGAAAAAGGAGAATCAATCCCAGTTAAACTAAAGAATAATCCCTTAAGTAGCCCCTATGAAGCTGTTGTAAGGTTATATGCTTTGCCTAAAAAGGAAGAAATTGATCCTACTCCTTTTGTGGCCTTATTCTTCGCTTTGTTTTTTGGTTTTTGTATGACTGATGCAGCTTATGGAGTTATTTTAATTGCAGCGTGTTTTTACTTAATGCCAAGGCTACCTGAAGGGAGGAAATATTTATGGATATTTATAGGAGGAGGTATTCTTACGGTGTTTGCAGGAGCTATAACAGGTAGTTGGTTTGGTAGTAACATTGAAATGGCTTTTCCTGAGCTTTCTTGGTTTAAAAATTTTAGAGAAAAATTTATGATTTTTGATCCTTTTTCTAATCCTCTTGATTTTCTAAAACTCTCTCTGGTTTTTGGAGTGATTCAAATTTTTACTGGTTTAGTTATTTCTATAATAGAGAAGATAAAAAGAGGAAAGTTTTATAATGCTTTTACAAATGAGATATCTTGGATCTTATTCTTTCTTCTTTTGGGCTTATATATGTTAGCCGATTTAAGAATACTGAGGCCTTTTCTCTTTATTCCAATTTTTGTGATCTTCTTATTTTCTGGAGAAAGTAAGTCTTGGATTATAAAAATAGCAAAAGGTGGTTTTACTGTATTTAATGGACTTATTAGTTTCCTTGGGAATGTGCTTTCTTATAGCCGTATTATGGCTCTTGGTCTTGTAACTGCGGGACTTGCTATGTCCATAAATATTCTTGCTAAAATAGTTAGGGATTTAATCCCTGGGGTTGGGATTCTCTTTGCTATAATTCTTTTCATCTTTGGGCATCTTCTCTCTATAGGGATAAATACTTTAAGTAGTTTTGTTCATACAATGAGACTTCAGTTTGCTGAGTTTTTCTCGTATTTCTATGAAGGAGGAGGAGAACCTTTTGAACCTTTTGGATTAGTTGGAAAATATATAAGAATTGAAAAAAGGAGGTTTTAA